From one Candidatus Acididesulfobacter guangdongensis genomic stretch:
- a CDS encoding helix-turn-helix domain-containing protein, translated as MEDEINIETVGKYIKSERERHNFTQNDIARITKISPAYIQAIEDDNFLPFPSSYTIKGYIKSIAEAIKADEFYAMKLYESANKNISEIKHEDIVKQKFVEEHQKSIKLKKRLFISAAIIIVIIFGIIGFINIQKAVRTDNISSKLFSIFSAKHKHKLVNKKKSLKSKYIKNKSNIHYKVILKGKVIRKTWVDVSIDDSRQKQSMLYPGTVKIWKAKKNLHIKIGNAGGILLSYNGKYLGKLGKNKEVITLNFPKQK; from the coding sequence ATGGAAGATGAAATTAATATAGAAACGGTCGGTAAATACATTAAGTCGGAACGGGAAAGGCATAATTTTACCCAGAACGATATTGCCCGCATAACAAAAATATCGCCGGCATATATTCAGGCGATAGAAGACGATAATTTTTTACCTTTCCCTTCTTCTTATACAATTAAGGGCTATATAAAATCAATTGCCGAAGCAATTAAAGCCGATGAATTTTATGCTATGAAGCTTTACGAATCGGCTAACAAAAATATTTCTGAAATTAAGCACGAAGATATTGTAAAACAAAAATTTGTAGAAGAGCATCAGAAATCAATAAAATTAAAGAAAAGATTATTTATATCAGCTGCAATTATTATTGTAATTATTTTCGGCATTATCGGGTTTATTAATATTCAAAAAGCAGTTAGAACAGATAATATTTCCTCCAAATTATTTTCTATATTTTCCGCAAAACATAAACATAAACTTGTCAATAAAAAAAAATCATTAAAAAGCAAGTATATTAAAAACAAATCTAATATCCATTATAAAGTAATACTTAAAGGCAAGGTTATCAGAAAAACATGGGTAGATGTTTCTATAGACGATTCAAGGCAAAAGCAGAGCATGCTATATCCCGGAACTGTTAAAATATGGAAAGCCAAAAAGAATTTGCATATCAAAATTGGGAATGCAGGCGGAATATTGCTAAGCTATAATGGAAAATATCTTGGAAAATTAGGCAAAAATAAAGAGGTGATAACTTTAAATTTTCCGAAACAAAAATAG
- the dgt gene encoding dNTP triphosphohydrolase codes for MIESYYNFADGGSGKDKIYFNAERVFDDCSYKKKEPSLRNPFQIDRDRIIHSSSFRRLRNKTQVFGVFTLDYYRTRLTHSLEVSQIARAIAANINNKHGLNISLDLIEAIALAHDIGHPPFGHLGEEIINSKLSELTEGRCGFEANGQNIRILNFLEKKLYDNGNDGKIRLCGLNPCLKTIDGILKYKLPFKFSDKKKHFIYDSDEFILRRLHGDEFIYFIKNNYNLLNANSSVKEYFFELTRSLECQILNAADDIAYATHDLEDGVESKLVDINGYNKIKFDANEKNKKSIDVFFSNLGNIFKINTTKMPQLEIKMKLKEFFSNYISKFIVNIDITERKGIFKSANFLSNNNIFLKSADNNSELFNFFNLIEDGIPGLDTANDYSYKYSVVGKNNINEEIQALKTISYKLIMENRNILFNRNKAKHILIKLFDKFSSRGNYEGEEDETLKLYPDDFQELYNNGFYDEYNEDKLYKICADYISGMTDLYAMKLYSSLFETANISDLSPF; via the coding sequence ATGATCGAATCTTATTATAATTTTGCGGACGGCGGCAGCGGAAAAGATAAAATTTATTTTAATGCGGAACGGGTTTTTGACGACTGCAGCTATAAAAAAAAGGAGCCTTCATTAAGAAATCCTTTTCAGATAGACAGGGATAGAATAATACATTCAAGTTCCTTTAGAAGATTAAGAAATAAAACGCAGGTTTTCGGGGTGTTCACTCTTGATTATTATAGAACCAGGCTTACCCATTCACTTGAAGTATCTCAGATAGCGCGTGCTATTGCTGCTAACATTAATAACAAACACGGACTGAATATCAGTCTTGATCTTATAGAAGCAATAGCCCTGGCCCATGATATAGGGCATCCGCCTTTCGGTCATCTCGGCGAAGAAATCATAAACTCTAAGCTATCTGAATTGACGGAAGGCAGATGCGGTTTTGAAGCTAACGGACAGAATATTAGAATACTTAATTTTCTGGAAAAAAAATTATACGACAATGGTAATGACGGAAAAATAAGACTGTGCGGACTTAATCCATGCCTTAAAACTATTGACGGAATACTTAAATATAAACTCCCCTTTAAATTTTCCGATAAAAAAAAACATTTTATATATGATTCAGACGAATTTATTTTAAGAAGGCTGCATGGAGACGAATTTATATATTTTATAAAAAATAATTATAATTTGTTAAACGCAAACAGCTCCGTTAAAGAATATTTCTTTGAATTGACGAGGAGCTTAGAGTGCCAGATTCTAAACGCGGCAGATGATATAGCCTATGCTACGCACGACCTTGAGGACGGAGTGGAATCCAAATTAGTCGATATTAACGGGTATAATAAAATAAAATTTGACGCTAATGAAAAAAATAAAAAAAGCATTGATGTTTTTTTCAGTAATTTAGGTAATATTTTTAAAATAAATACTACAAAAATGCCGCAGCTTGAAATAAAAATGAAATTAAAAGAATTTTTTTCAAATTATATATCAAAATTTATAGTTAATATCGATATAACCGAAAGAAAAGGAATTTTTAAATCTGCTAATTTCCTATCTAACAATAACATTTTTTTAAAATCTGCCGATAATAATTCAGAACTTTTTAATTTTTTTAATTTAATAGAAGACGGAATTCCGGGATTGGATACTGCAAACGATTATTCTTATAAGTACAGCGTCGTTGGGAAAAATAATATAAATGAAGAAATTCAAGCGTTAAAAACTATTTCATATAAATTGATAATGGAGAATCGAAATATTTTATTTAATAGAAATAAAGCCAAGCATATCTTAATCAAATTATTTGACAAATTTTCCTCAAGAGGAAACTATGAAGGCGAAGAAGATGAGACTCTGAAACTTTATCCGGATGATTTTCAGGAACTTTATAATAACGGTTTTTACGATGAATACAACGAAGACAAATTATACAAAATATGTGCGGATTATATAAGCGGGATGACTGATTTATATGCTATGAAACTATATTCTTCTCTGTTTGAAACCGCTAATATATCGGATTTGTCACCGTTTTGA
- the purE gene encoding 5-(carboxyamino)imidazole ribonucleotide mutase, whose protein sequence is MENKKVLIVVGSQNDLPVMEGAAEILKKFEVGYEVHVSSAHRSIKRTVILFEEAKDKGFKVIIAAAGMSAHLPGVAAACTILPVIGVPVDSSSLHGLDSLLSIVQMPGGIPVAATAIGKSGAVNAALLAVSILSLNSDELSEKLKNYRKELTDKVIAADSNIDM, encoded by the coding sequence ATGGAAAACAAGAAAGTGCTGATTGTTGTAGGTTCGCAAAATGATCTGCCCGTAATGGAAGGCGCAGCCGAAATTTTAAAAAAATTTGAAGTAGGTTATGAGGTCCATGTTTCTTCCGCTCATAGAAGCATAAAAAGAACGGTGATTCTTTTTGAGGAAGCAAAAGATAAAGGATTTAAAGTTATAATAGCTGCCGCTGGTATGAGTGCGCATTTGCCTGGTGTAGCTGCTGCGTGTACAATTTTGCCTGTAATAGGAGTTCCGGTTGATTCATCGTCGCTGCATGGGTTAGACAGCTTGCTTTCTATAGTTCAGATGCCTGGAGGAATTCCTGTTGCGGCAACGGCTATCGGTAAAAGCGGCGCAGTAAATGCAGCCTTGCTTGCAGTATCAATTTTATCATTAAATAGCGACGAACTTTCCGAAAAATTAAAAAATTATAGAAAAGAACTTACGGATAAGGTAATCGCGGCAGATAGCAATATAGATATGTAA
- the purH gene encoding bifunctional phosphoribosylaminoimidazolecarboxamide formyltransferase/IMP cyclohydrolase (involved in de novo purine biosynthesis), with amino-acid sequence MTCKKQIGNNEDDRKIITGITGAADSTNTITARNGLNNNDGAGSIGEKYALISVFDKTGIDELSIYLSSAGYTIIATGNTYNYLKNIDGIKLKKIDEITNFPEILSGRVKTLHPAVFGGILSLREDKNHLKDLTENSINFIDFVIVNLYPFKEMKDKDITFDEKLEYIDIGGVSLLRAAAKNFKYVTVLSDPCQYKRIIPYIKKCSAGIPLDIKFELAVEVFKQTAEYDNEIFSFLNLKSDNINKNSDYPSDIESLLNADSLGVQLNKIDTLRYGENPHQKASFYNYNINILNSGIDLGNDNSNKNNSTDMSGNLPCADNSIMSVSGTNKNFEKLSGKAISYNNLLDIDSCLNIIRDFYFSGADKQYDKQYTDTETNTSTDITNNEHENNENKNNKNSAEEYFSVIIKHTNPCGAAISNISLKDAFLKAKKADEISSYGGIMGFNRIIDKETATEIKPMFVEVIIAPDFEADALDILKSKKNTIIIKVSEYFILSSSEIILKSAAGGILMQEKDIRTDNIIKFKTVSDIKPDEYQFNDLLFAWKIAKHVKSNAIVYAKDGVTLGIGAGQMSRIDSAKFAYEKMLFSYGKKIEKCVMASDGFFPFKDSIEYAKTVGVSAIIEPGGSIRDEEVIEEANKSGIALVFTGIRHFKH; translated from the coding sequence ATGACATGTAAAAAGCAAATCGGCAACAATGAAGACGATAGAAAAATTATTACAGGGATAACCGGCGCAGCCGATTCAACGAATACAATTACTGCTCGGAACGGATTGAATAATAACGATGGAGCCGGTTCGATCGGTGAAAAATATGCTTTGATATCTGTTTTTGATAAAACCGGAATAGACGAGCTTTCCATATATCTGAGTTCTGCCGGCTACACTATTATAGCAACAGGCAATACTTATAATTATCTGAAAAATATTGACGGTATAAAATTAAAAAAAATAGACGAAATAACTAATTTCCCTGAAATTTTAAGCGGCAGGGTCAAAACTCTTCACCCTGCAGTTTTCGGCGGCATTCTTTCCTTGAGGGAAGATAAAAATCATTTAAAGGATTTAACTGAAAATTCAATAAATTTTATTGATTTTGTCATCGTTAATCTCTATCCGTTCAAAGAAATGAAAGATAAAGATATAACTTTTGACGAAAAATTAGAATATATAGATATAGGCGGAGTTTCTCTGCTCAGGGCGGCGGCAAAAAATTTCAAATATGTTACCGTGCTATCTGATCCGTGTCAATATAAAAGAATTATCCCGTATATTAAAAAATGCAGTGCCGGAATTCCTTTAGATATAAAATTTGAACTGGCTGTTGAGGTTTTTAAACAAACAGCCGAATATGATAATGAAATTTTTTCTTTTTTAAATCTTAAATCCGACAATATAAACAAAAATTCGGATTACCCGTCTGATATCGAGAGTTTGTTAAATGCCGACAGTTTAGGCGTTCAGTTAAACAAAATCGACACATTAAGATACGGGGAAAATCCGCATCAAAAAGCATCATTTTATAATTATAATATCAATATTTTAAACAGCGGTATTGACCTTGGCAATGATAATAGCAATAAGAATAATAGCACCGATATGAGCGGCAATTTACCTTGCGCGGATAATTCAATTATGAGCGTCAGCGGAACAAACAAAAATTTTGAAAAATTATCCGGTAAAGCAATATCATATAATAATTTGCTTGATATAGACTCATGTTTAAACATTATAAGAGATTTTTATTTTTCAGGCGCAGATAAACAATATGATAAACAATATACAGATACAGAAACTAATACATCAACAGATATAACAAATAATGAGCATGAAAATAATGAGAATAAAAACAATAAAAACAGCGCGGAAGAATATTTTTCCGTAATAATAAAACATACTAATCCATGCGGCGCTGCAATAAGCAATATTTCATTAAAAGATGCATTTTTAAAGGCAAAAAAAGCCGATGAAATCTCTTCTTACGGCGGCATTATGGGTTTTAACAGAATTATTGACAAAGAAACAGCCACAGAAATTAAACCTATGTTTGTGGAGGTAATAATTGCGCCTGATTTTGAAGCAGACGCTCTGGATATATTAAAATCCAAAAAAAATACAATTATAATTAAGGTTTCCGAATATTTTATTTTGTCGTCTTCGGAGATTATTTTAAAATCCGCGGCAGGCGGCATTTTAATGCAGGAAAAAGATATTAGAACGGATAATATAATAAAATTTAAAACTGTTTCAGATATTAAACCGGATGAATATCAGTTTAATGATCTGCTCTTTGCATGGAAGATCGCAAAACATGTAAAATCCAACGCTATCGTATATGCAAAGGACGGTGTTACGCTCGGTATAGGAGCAGGACAGATGTCAAGAATAGACAGCGCAAAATTTGCTTATGAAAAGATGCTGTTTTCTTACGGCAAGAAAATTGAAAAATGTGTTATGGCGTCGGACGGATTTTTTCCATTTAAGGATTCAATAGAATATGCTAAAACGGTGGGCGTTTCCGCTATTATCGAACCGGGTGGCTCTATAAGGGATGAAGAGGTGATAGAGGAAGCCAATAAATCAGGTATTGCCCTTGTTTTTACCGGAATCAGACATTTTAAACACTAA
- the mtnP gene encoding S-methyl-5'-thioadenosine phosphorylase yields MENDKLKNSRNILGIIGGSGLYNIEGLNNIKEVAADTPFGAPSDNLIFGEIDGKQLVFIPRHGRGHKILPSEINYAANIYALKAAGVSKVISVSAVGSLKKEIIPGDMVIVDQFFDFTKNRKNTFFGDGIVAHVSMAEPVCPCLRNIVIDSCKSLGIRYHSEGTYICIEGPQFSSKAESLFFKNSGFDVIGMTNATEAKFAREASLCYTTIAMATDYDCWHEDEENVNADIIIKILNENAEKAKNIIKEAIKHIAYGDNAGNDNINNNINDIADIDNRNDNAYANINKIHYSNNINPEGNIYNVCSCSCPSSLEHAVVTAKKDVPEQILKKLAIFEIYK; encoded by the coding sequence CTGGAGAATGATAAATTGAAAAATTCGCGAAATATCTTAGGTATTATAGGCGGAAGCGGATTGTATAATATTGAAGGATTGAATAATATTAAAGAGGTTGCTGCAGATACCCCGTTCGGCGCGCCTTCCGACAATCTTATTTTTGGAGAAATTGACGGAAAACAGTTGGTATTTATACCAAGACACGGAAGAGGGCATAAAATTTTACCTTCTGAGATAAATTACGCGGCAAATATTTACGCTCTTAAAGCGGCAGGAGTCTCAAAGGTTATTTCCGTCAGCGCCGTGGGGAGTCTTAAAAAAGAAATAATTCCGGGCGATATGGTAATCGTTGACCAGTTTTTTGATTTTACTAAAAATAGAAAAAATACTTTTTTCGGAGACGGTATTGTAGCTCATGTTTCTATGGCGGAGCCGGTTTGTCCATGCCTAAGGAATATCGTTATTGATTCGTGCAAATCTTTGGGGATAAGATATCATTCCGAAGGAACGTATATTTGCATAGAAGGACCTCAATTTTCATCAAAAGCGGAGTCTTTATTTTTTAAAAACAGCGGATTTGATGTTATAGGTATGACAAATGCAACAGAGGCAAAGTTTGCCCGCGAAGCAAGTCTCTGCTATACCACGATTGCTATGGCGACGGATTATGACTGCTGGCACGAAGATGAAGAAAATGTTAATGCCGATATTATTATCAAAATTCTAAACGAAAATGCAGAAAAAGCAAAAAATATTATCAAGGAAGCTATTAAGCATATAGCTTATGGCGATAATGCCGGAAACGATAATATTAATAATAATATTAATGATATTGCTGATATTGATAATCGTAATGATAATGCCTATGCTAATATTAATAAGATACATTATTCAAATAATATAAACCCTGAAGGAAATATTTATAATGTTTGCTCCTGCTCATGTCCATCGTCTTTAGAGCATGCTGTTGTGACTGCTAAAAAAGACGTGCCGGAACAAATTTTAAAAAAACTTGCTATTTTTGAAATATATAAATAA
- a CDS encoding SIS domain-containing protein, translating into MEKIIRSRFNESKEINRLISENNDIINKIQKFAEVIIESYKNGGKLFIAGNGGSAADSQHITAELVSRFYKERKALPAESLNVNTSNLTAIANDYDFSEVFSRQLEANAKEGDIFLGISTSGNSKNIIKALKISKDMNIATLGFTGKGGGEMAEMCDNIIMVPSSNTPRIQEYHITIGHIICELVESSLFPD; encoded by the coding sequence ATGGAAAAAATCATTCGCTCAAGATTTAATGAATCGAAAGAAATAAATCGTCTTATTTCAGAAAATAACGATATTATAAATAAAATACAAAAATTTGCAGAAGTGATTATAGAAAGTTACAAAAACGGCGGTAAACTTTTCATAGCCGGAAACGGCGGCTCAGCAGCCGATTCTCAGCATATAACCGCAGAATTAGTCTCAAGATTTTATAAAGAAAGAAAGGCGCTGCCTGCAGAATCGTTGAACGTCAATACGTCAAACTTAACTGCAATAGCAAACGATTATGATTTTTCGGAAGTTTTCTCAAGACAGCTTGAAGCAAACGCAAAAGAAGGAGATATTTTTTTAGGTATATCTACATCGGGAAATTCTAAAAATATAATAAAAGCATTGAAAATATCGAAAGACATGAATATCGCAACATTGGGTTTTACCGGAAAAGGCGGCGGCGAAATGGCGGAGATGTGCGACAATATAATAATGGTGCCGTCCTCAAATACTCCAAGGATTCAAGAATACCACATAACAATAGGACATATTATATGCGAGCTTGTCGAATCTTCATTGTTTCCTGACTGA
- a CDS encoding threonylcarbamoyl-AMP synthase: MKIFDYHNMTKADYNVIKKHLDSSNLIIYPTETSYAVGANALDDEAVKKIFLLKKRDNLKPLPVVIKNPAMLLNIAYIKKGEEDLISIFWPGPLTILFEARTDKKYLFQSNSKCIGARVSSHMFIEELFQEIDYPIISTSANISSKESLNEFSENELDCIFADYNDKDDGIIAIDDGKLAGGCSTILKIDGCTRKIKIVRAGNNNIKERLSCYIKNINNNA, encoded by the coding sequence ATGAAAATTTTTGACTATCACAATATGACCAAAGCTGATTATAATGTTATCAAGAAACATTTGGATTCATCAAACCTTATAATTTATCCCACTGAGACTTCTTACGCTGTTGGAGCTAACGCTTTAGACGACGAGGCTGTAAAAAAAATATTTTTATTAAAAAAAAGGGATAATTTAAAACCGCTGCCTGTTGTTATCAAGAATCCGGCTATGCTTCTTAATATAGCATATATAAAAAAGGGTGAAGAAGATTTAATTTCTATATTCTGGCCCGGACCTCTTACCATATTATTTGAAGCTCGGACAGACAAAAAATATTTATTTCAATCAAATTCTAAATGCATAGGGGCTCGGGTATCTTCGCATATGTTTATAGAAGAACTATTTCAAGAAATAGATTATCCTATTATTTCTACGAGCGCAAATATATCTTCAAAAGAAAGTCTTAATGAGTTCAGCGAAAATGAACTAGATTGTATATTCGCCGATTATAATGACAAAGACGACGGTATAATTGCGATAGACGACGGAAAATTGGCGGGCGGGTGTTCTACAATACTCAAAATAGACGGCTGCACAAGAAAAATCAAGATTGTTAGGGCAGGGAATAATAATATTAAAGAAAGATTGTCCTGCTATATAAAAAATATTAATAATAACGCATAA
- the purD gene encoding phosphoribosylamine--glycine ligase codes for MKILVIGSGGREHAIIYSILKSGRDVDIYCAPGNGGISDNAKIVNIKYDDIDGLLNFSLSEKIDLTVVGPEVPLSLGIADKFLHNGLKIFGPDKKAALLESSKQFTKEFLKRNNIKTADYQSFNDFETAYAYVQNRLHPIVIKASGLAAGKGVFIPQNIIESKDYLDLIFNKKIFGQSGETVVIEDYLEGFELSYMIASDGKTYKPLATSMDYKKAYDGDKGENTGGMGSISPHPFLSADLEEKIKKNIIEPVLSALKNEGIVYKGILYAGLMIKGDDIYVLEFNVRFGDPETQSILIRLKSDIVGLFESCINGTLDDYNLEFDDKRAVCLVLSSAGYPDKYEKGFEILFGEYEKYFHYGTDNLSYINKNKDIYIFHAGTKKIGNKYFTDGGRVLNICSKNKDLKTATDNIYSAADAIQFKNKYYRQDIGMISILKS; via the coding sequence ATGAAAATTCTTGTTATAGGTTCAGGCGGCAGAGAACATGCTATAATTTATTCTATTTTAAAATCCGGAAGAGATGTCGATATATATTGCGCACCCGGCAATGGCGGCATATCGGATAACGCTAAAATAGTAAATATTAAATATGACGATATTGACGGACTGCTTAATTTTTCTTTATCGGAAAAAATAGATTTAACGGTTGTCGGACCTGAAGTACCTCTTTCACTTGGAATAGCTGATAAATTTTTACATAACGGACTAAAAATATTCGGACCTGATAAAAAAGCTGCGCTTCTTGAATCTTCTAAGCAATTTACAAAAGAGTTTTTAAAAAGAAATAATATCAAAACCGCTGATTATCAGTCTTTTAATGATTTTGAAACCGCATATGCGTACGTTCAAAACAGGCTGCATCCTATTGTAATTAAAGCAAGCGGTCTTGCCGCCGGAAAAGGCGTGTTTATACCTCAGAATATTATTGAATCAAAAGATTATCTTGATTTGATTTTTAATAAAAAAATATTTGGTCAAAGCGGAGAAACGGTTGTTATAGAAGATTATTTAGAAGGTTTTGAATTATCTTATATGATCGCTTCGGACGGCAAAACTTATAAACCTCTAGCTACCAGCATGGATTATAAAAAAGCCTATGACGGAGATAAAGGCGAAAATACGGGCGGAATGGGCTCTATCTCTCCGCACCCTTTTTTATCTGCCGATTTGGAAGAAAAGATAAAAAAAAATATTATAGAACCCGTATTGTCGGCATTAAAAAATGAAGGAATTGTTTATAAAGGAATATTATATGCAGGATTAATGATTAAAGGCGATGATATTTATGTTTTAGAGTTTAATGTCAGATTTGGAGACCCTGAAACGCAATCTATTTTAATAAGATTAAAATCGGATATCGTCGGTTTATTTGAATCATGTATAAACGGAACTTTAGATGACTACAATCTTGAATTTGATGATAAGCGGGCGGTTTGTCTAGTTTTATCTTCAGCAGGCTATCCAGATAAATACGAAAAGGGTTTTGAAATATTATTCGGAGAATATGAAAAATATTTTCATTACGGCACCGATAATTTGAGCTATATAAATAAAAATAAAGATATTTATATATTTCATGCCGGAACAAAAAAAATAGGCAATAAATATTTTACCGACGGCGGAAGGGTTTTAAATATCTGTTCTAAGAACAAAGATTTGAAAACTGCTACAGATAATATTTATAGCGCGGCAGACGCTATTCAATTTAAAAATAAATATTACAGGCAGGATATCGGCATGATAAGTATCTTAAAAAGTTAA
- a CDS encoding sugar kinase, with translation MAITVIGSVAIDNIETPFEKKQNILGGSASFFSVASSYLTDVNVIAVVGSDFDDKYIDILKSKNINVDNIIKKHGKTFHWEGKYDYDMSDPQTLNTELGVFLDFKPSVPHIFKNDALFLANIDPDIQLEVLEQMSSPKLIALDTMNFWIEKKKDKLLQAINKSDIFIINESEARLLTGEASIFSAAKKIFKYGAKIIVLKRGSYGATLFTDGMFFMIPAYPLENVVDPTGAGDSFAGGFLGYIDNTGNLSDENLKKALVFGNIMASFAVESFSIDKLLSIDGDKIKDRFSKFRNMTYFENI, from the coding sequence ATGGCTATAACTGTTATAGGTTCTGTTGCTATCGATAATATAGAAACACCTTTTGAAAAAAAACAAAATATACTGGGGGGTTCTGCATCTTTTTTTTCGGTTGCCTCTTCGTATCTTACGGATGTCAATGTCATTGCGGTAGTAGGAAGCGATTTTGACGATAAATATATAGATATTCTAAAAAGTAAAAACATAAACGTTGATAATATAATTAAAAAGCACGGTAAGACATTTCATTGGGAAGGAAAATACGATTATGATATGTCGGACCCTCAAACACTTAATACCGAACTGGGTGTTTTTTTAGATTTTAAACCTTCAGTCCCGCATATCTTTAAAAACGATGCGCTTTTTTTAGCTAATATTGACCCGGATATTCAGCTTGAAGTTTTAGAGCAAATGTCATCTCCTAAATTAATTGCGTTAGACACTATGAATTTCTGGATTGAAAAAAAGAAAGATAAATTGCTGCAGGCTATAAATAAATCTGATATATTTATCATAAATGAATCTGAAGCAAGATTGCTAACCGGCGAGGCTTCCATATTTTCTGCCGCTAAAAAAATTTTTAAATACGGCGCTAAGATAATTGTCCTTAAAAGAGGTTCTTACGGTGCTACTCTATTTACCGACGGGATGTTTTTTATGATTCCGGCATATCCTTTAGAGAATGTCGTAGACCCGACCGGAGCAGGCGATTCATTTGCCGGCGGATTTTTAGGATATATTGATAATACCGGTAATTTAAGCGATGAAAATTTAAAAAAAGCTCTTGTTTTTGGCAATATCATGGCATCATTTGCCGTTGAATCATTTAGCATTGATAAACTTCTTTCAATAGACGGAGATAAAATAAAAGATAGATTTTCTAAATTTAGGAATATGACATATTTTGAAAATATTTAA
- a CDS encoding sulfurtransferase TusA family protein: MATASNKTLDASGLSCPLPIVKTKKEIDSMTSGQVLEVISTDPGSKNDMTAWCKRTGNELLESAEEGGKFKFYVKKA, encoded by the coding sequence ATGGCAACAGCATCAAACAAAACTCTTGACGCAAGCGGATTATCATGTCCGTTGCCTATTGTTAAAACGAAAAAAGAAATCGATTCAATGACTTCAGGTCAGGTTCTTGAAGTTATTTCTACCGACCCGGGTTCTAAAAATGATATGACGGCATGGTGCAAAAGAACAGGAAATGAGCTCTTAGAATCTGCAGAAGAAGGCGGAAAATTTAAATTTTATGTAAAAAAAGCATAA
- the tatC gene encoding twin-arginine translocase subunit TatC produces the protein MEKKIKNTDNTDNANNTDNTDDSRMPFLEHFSELRKRIVHIFIIIIITTGFSWHLSYNAVNVIEMPLEKPTYITYFSGELKNIIKQKVPFIYYAFGLNKTPKKFTKHILHYSAPLEPFFMQVKVSIILGFMMALPFIFFEIWQFIKPGLLKKERMYLLPFMFFGTLSFISGMVFMIFYIWPAVINFSLSYQNTNLSPLINLTHFVNFALRLSIIFGVIFELPIISTLLSIAGILKPDILTKNRKYALIGSLVIAAFHADIVTMFFIAIPLYSMYEISIAISTVVWKLKKIKQKSAKTEQ, from the coding sequence ATGGAAAAAAAAATAAAAAATACTGACAATACAGATAATGCAAATAATACAGACAATACAGACGATTCGAGAATGCCTTTCCTCGAACACTTTTCTGAATTAAGAAAACGGATTGTCCATATTTTTATTATTATAATAATTACCACCGGTTTTTCATGGCATCTATCGTACAACGCCGTTAACGTCATTGAAATGCCTTTAGAGAAGCCTACTTACATTACATACTTTTCAGGAGAACTAAAAAATATTATCAAACAGAAAGTCCCTTTTATTTATTACGCCTTCGGACTTAATAAAACACCTAAAAAATTTACAAAACATATATTGCATTATTCCGCCCCGCTGGAACCGTTTTTTATGCAGGTAAAAGTATCAATTATACTTGGATTTATGATGGCATTGCCGTTTATATTCTTTGAAATATGGCAATTTATTAAACCCGGATTATTAAAAAAGGAAAGAATGTACTTGCTGCCTTTCATGTTTTTTGGAACACTTTCATTTATATCAGGAATGGTTTTTATGATATTTTATATATGGCCGGCAGTGATAAATTTTTCACTCAGTTATCAAAATACGAATTTGTCGCCTTTGATAAATCTTACTCATTTTGTTAATTTTGCTTTGAGATTAAGTATTATTTTCGGAGTAATATTTGAATTGCCGATTATTTCTACTTTGCTTTCTATAGCAGGAATACTGAAACCGGATATTTTAACCAAGAATAGAAAGTACGCTTTAATAGGCAGTTTAGTTATTGCGGCATTTCATGCAGACATTGTTACTATGTTTTTTATAGCTATACCGTTATATTCTATGTATGAAATAAGCATTGCTATCTCAACCGTCGTCTGGAAATTGAAAAAAATAAAACAAAAAAGCGCAAAAACTGAACAATAA